A window from Vulcanimicrobium alpinum encodes these proteins:
- a CDS encoding EAL domain-containing protein — MRARPWQSPIVGAVFVVAWVALDWTTLALHRAPGFSPWYPGAGLTVTLLYRFGVRYAPLVVVAEMLRWTLYHDPAYALPTAAIQGVIVGGVYAGGVLLAHRSGLVLPSVRVRDALAFCGLALLLAFVTSALSVALHASAGSLSPSGAMDQFRVFWLGDAVGILAFAPVLDLAISAARGYAPAAYRRVLPAWAELSAVALIAALNVVALGVLRLDPQRAIVFALVLVPVAALAAAGGMRGAIIGIAAVDVALVAIAIVSRVDASQVAGGQLDVILQTILALVLGAMTSTRERLRILGRWLLLHDARTSLPNRAALETWARGPESSAMWVACIDLDAFGLLDIGMTRRDADAVLQAACETIGATVSDAQFFGRFESDAFVVAHAGDREAALAAAERIARAFLTPLRAAGAEFRFTLSIGIAHGVRRDRRALLIEGLAAMAEASEAGGNRAVVFASADDPADRARLASELVRARDDEQFLLHYQPIHELDGERRMVGAEALLRWQHPTRGLLRPAAFLTQLELSGLLADIEPWIVREAAATASELRARVPGMRVWINISAGALFDPAFVEALPRIVRRAGAQPSELVIEVTERIVSGDEIGPVLERLHATGVHVAIDDFGTGHSSLGRLRAARVDIIKLDRSLVAAIDSDRRAQSMTSALRELAEGIAVTVVGEGIETEAEAGALQRCGYRFGQGYALSEPMDRAALRAYLARYPNA; from the coding sequence ATGCGGGCGAGGCCCTGGCAGTCGCCGATCGTCGGCGCCGTGTTCGTGGTCGCCTGGGTCGCCTTGGACTGGACGACGCTCGCGCTGCATCGCGCCCCGGGGTTCTCGCCCTGGTATCCCGGTGCCGGTCTCACCGTCACCCTGCTGTATCGTTTCGGCGTCCGCTACGCTCCGCTCGTCGTCGTGGCCGAAATGCTGCGCTGGACGCTTTATCACGATCCGGCCTACGCGCTTCCGACGGCCGCGATCCAAGGCGTGATCGTCGGGGGCGTGTACGCGGGCGGCGTGCTGCTCGCACACCGCAGCGGTCTGGTGCTGCCGTCGGTGCGCGTGCGCGACGCGCTGGCGTTCTGCGGGCTCGCGCTGCTGCTCGCGTTCGTCACCTCCGCGCTTTCGGTCGCGCTGCACGCGTCGGCGGGATCGCTCTCGCCGAGCGGTGCGATGGATCAGTTTCGCGTGTTCTGGCTCGGCGACGCGGTCGGCATCCTCGCGTTCGCGCCGGTCCTCGATCTCGCGATCTCCGCGGCGCGCGGCTACGCCCCGGCCGCCTACCGCCGCGTGCTTCCGGCATGGGCCGAGCTCTCCGCCGTCGCGCTGATCGCGGCGCTGAACGTCGTTGCGCTCGGTGTGCTGCGGCTCGATCCGCAGCGCGCCATCGTCTTCGCCTTGGTGCTGGTCCCGGTCGCGGCGCTCGCCGCCGCCGGCGGGATGCGCGGCGCGATCATCGGAATCGCGGCGGTCGACGTCGCGCTCGTCGCGATCGCGATCGTCTCCCGCGTTGATGCTTCGCAGGTCGCCGGCGGTCAGCTCGACGTGATCCTGCAGACGATCCTCGCGCTCGTGCTCGGCGCGATGACGTCGACGCGCGAGCGGCTGCGGATCCTCGGCCGATGGCTGCTGCTGCACGACGCGCGCACGTCGCTGCCCAATCGCGCAGCGCTCGAGACGTGGGCGCGAGGCCCCGAGTCGTCGGCGATGTGGGTCGCGTGCATCGATCTTGATGCGTTCGGCCTGCTCGACATCGGGATGACGCGCCGCGATGCGGATGCCGTGCTGCAGGCGGCGTGCGAGACGATCGGTGCGACGGTCTCCGACGCACAGTTTTTCGGACGATTCGAGTCGGACGCGTTCGTCGTCGCCCATGCCGGCGACCGCGAGGCGGCGCTTGCGGCGGCCGAACGGATCGCGCGCGCGTTCTTGACGCCGCTGCGCGCGGCCGGCGCGGAGTTCCGGTTCACGTTGTCGATCGGGATCGCGCACGGCGTCCGGCGCGACCGGCGCGCGCTGCTGATCGAAGGGCTCGCCGCGATGGCCGAGGCGAGCGAAGCCGGCGGCAACCGCGCGGTCGTGTTCGCGTCGGCCGACGATCCGGCGGATCGCGCGCGGCTGGCGTCAGAACTCGTGCGCGCCCGCGACGACGAACAGTTCCTGCTGCATTATCAGCCGATTCACGAACTCGACGGCGAGCGCCGCATGGTCGGCGCGGAAGCGCTCCTGCGCTGGCAGCACCCGACGCGCGGCCTGCTGCGCCCGGCGGCGTTTCTCACCCAGCTCGAACTCAGCGGCCTGCTCGCCGACATCGAACCGTGGATCGTACGCGAAGCGGCCGCGACCGCGTCGGAATTGCGCGCGCGCGTCCCGGGGATGCGCGTGTGGATCAACATCAGCGCCGGCGCGCTGTTCGATCCGGCGTTCGTCGAGGCGCTGCCGCGCATCGTCCGCCGCGCGGGGGCGCAGCCAAGCGAGCTGGTCATCGAGGTGACCGAACGGATCGTCTCCGGCGACGAGATCGGGCCCGTCCTCGAACGGCTGCACGCGACTGGCGTCCACGTCGCGATCGACGACTTCGGAACGGGACACTCGTCGCTGGGGCGCCTGCGGGCGGCACGCGTCGACATCATCAAGCTCGACCGCTCGCTCGTCGCCGCGATCGATAGCGACCGCCGCGCGCAGTCGATGACGTCTGCGTTGCGCGAACTCGCCGAGGGGATCGCGGTCACCGTCGTCGGCGAAGGGATCGAAACGGAGGCCGAGGCCGGTGCCCTGCAGCGATGCGGGTACCGTTTCGGTCAGGGCTATGCGCTGAGCGAACCGATGGACCGCGCGGCGCTGCGCGCGTACCTCGCGCGGTACCCGAACGCGTGA
- a CDS encoding NADH:flavin oxidoreductase/NADH oxidase: protein MSELFSPYTLRGVTLRNRVVVSPMCEYSSSDGFANTWHTVHLGSRAVGGASLVLTEAIAVTPEGRISPQDLGIWKDEHVDALAEIARFCREQGAAFGTQLAHAGRKASTKRPWEGHGAVTSADGGWTPVAPGTEPFDPSYPTPAALDEDGIAAIVRAFADGARRTEAVCGTVVEVHAAHGYLLHQFLSPLVNRRTDRWGGSFENRTRLTREVVRAIRAVWPERYPLFVRISATDWAAGGWDAEQSVQLAALLRADGADLIDVTTGGAVPVPAGSIPVGPLYQTPFAEQIRREAGIATGTVGMIAEPADAEAIVAGGRADLVLLARELLRDPYWPLFASRALGAPMPWPNQYRRAEGDRATMKVPSLT, encoded by the coding sequence ATGTCCGAACTGTTCTCTCCGTATACGCTGCGCGGCGTCACGCTGCGCAATCGCGTCGTCGTCTCCCCGATGTGCGAATACTCCTCGAGCGACGGTTTCGCAAACACCTGGCACACCGTGCATCTGGGGAGCCGCGCCGTCGGCGGCGCTTCTCTCGTGCTGACGGAAGCGATCGCGGTGACGCCGGAGGGCCGGATCTCTCCGCAGGACCTCGGGATCTGGAAAGACGAGCACGTCGACGCGCTCGCGGAGATCGCCCGGTTCTGCCGCGAGCAGGGCGCGGCGTTCGGGACGCAGCTCGCGCACGCCGGCCGGAAAGCCTCGACCAAACGCCCGTGGGAGGGCCACGGTGCCGTGACGTCCGCGGACGGCGGCTGGACGCCGGTGGCACCGGGGACCGAGCCCTTCGATCCGTCGTACCCGACGCCGGCGGCTTTAGATGAAGACGGGATCGCCGCGATCGTCCGCGCCTTCGCCGACGGCGCCCGCCGGACCGAAGCCGTCTGCGGAACGGTCGTTGAAGTACACGCCGCGCACGGCTACCTGCTGCACCAGTTTCTCTCGCCGCTCGTGAACCGGCGCACCGACCGCTGGGGCGGCTCGTTCGAGAATCGCACGCGGCTCACGCGCGAGGTCGTGCGCGCGATCCGCGCCGTGTGGCCGGAACGCTACCCGCTGTTCGTCCGCATCTCCGCGACCGATTGGGCCGCGGGCGGCTGGGACGCCGAACAGTCGGTCCAACTCGCCGCGCTGCTGCGCGCCGACGGCGCCGATCTCATCGACGTCACGACCGGCGGCGCGGTCCCCGTGCCGGCGGGATCGATCCCGGTCGGACCGCTGTATCAGACGCCGTTCGCGGAGCAGATCCGGCGCGAGGCCGGGATCGCGACCGGGACGGTGGGGATGATCGCGGAGCCCGCCGATGCCGAGGCGATCGTCGCGGGCGGCCGCGCCGACCTCGTGCTCCTCGCGCGCGAACTCCTCCGCGACCCGTACTGGCCGCTGTTCGCATCGCGCGCGCTCGGCGCGCCGATGCCGTGGCCTAATCAGTACCGGCGCGCCGAAGGCGACCGCGCGACAATGAAGGTGCCGTCGCTCACGTAG
- a CDS encoding 3-hydroxyacyl-CoA dehydrogenase: MHEHVAVVGAGTMGAGIARVAAAAGHPVLLFDACEGAAARAIEGIGADLERRIERGKLARDEARALIGRLHAASALDALASAQVVVEAIVEDRDAKIGLFRDLERIVASDAILATNTSSISVTAIAGALAHPARCVGMHFFNPAHVMELVEIVAPLTASEDAVARATALAERWGKRPIRVRSTPGFVVNRVARPFYAEALRAHGEFGIAVADVDAALTESGGFRMGPFRLMDLIGNDVNFAVTGSVFEAFAYDRRFAPSLVQQELVDAGRLGRKSGRGFYDYAPGAKELDPSDAPSGVAPRSVVAYGDLGVAAALVALARERGIAVEERAGTDARIEVDGVALRLTDGAQAAEHARHAPSVLYDLALDYASCARIVVAAPDADPSPLAAASGFFRALGKSVSAIPDVPGLLVMRTVAAIANEACTMLPEGIDDATIDLAMTLGVNYPLGPLGWAERIGWDRVLAVLEQCTRLLGPERYRPAFALRSRALRTAGAT; this comes from the coding sequence ATGCACGAACACGTCGCCGTTGTCGGCGCCGGGACGATGGGCGCGGGGATCGCGCGGGTCGCCGCTGCCGCCGGTCATCCGGTGCTGCTTTTCGACGCGTGCGAAGGCGCGGCCGCGCGCGCGATCGAGGGGATCGGCGCCGATCTCGAGAGGCGCATCGAGCGCGGCAAGCTCGCCCGTGACGAAGCGCGCGCGCTCATCGGCCGCCTGCACGCCGCGTCCGCGCTCGACGCCCTGGCGTCGGCGCAGGTGGTCGTCGAAGCGATCGTCGAGGATCGCGACGCGAAAATCGGACTGTTCCGCGACCTCGAACGGATCGTCGCGTCCGACGCGATCCTCGCGACGAACACGTCGTCGATCTCCGTGACCGCGATCGCGGGCGCGCTCGCGCATCCCGCGCGCTGCGTCGGAATGCATTTCTTCAACCCCGCACACGTGATGGAACTTGTCGAGATCGTCGCACCGCTGACGGCGTCGGAAGATGCGGTGGCGCGCGCGACGGCGCTTGCGGAGCGCTGGGGGAAACGGCCGATCCGCGTGCGGTCGACGCCGGGATTCGTGGTGAACCGCGTCGCCCGTCCGTTCTACGCCGAAGCCCTGCGCGCGCACGGTGAGTTCGGGATCGCCGTCGCCGACGTCGACGCCGCGCTGACCGAATCGGGCGGGTTCCGGATGGGACCGTTCCGGCTGATGGATCTGATCGGCAACGACGTGAACTTCGCGGTAACCGGTTCGGTGTTCGAGGCGTTCGCCTACGACCGGCGCTTCGCGCCGTCGCTCGTGCAGCAGGAACTGGTCGATGCGGGCCGTCTCGGACGCAAGAGCGGACGCGGCTTCTACGACTACGCGCCCGGCGCGAAAGAGCTCGATCCCTCCGATGCTCCCTCCGGTGTCGCGCCGCGCAGCGTTGTCGCGTACGGCGATCTCGGCGTTGCCGCCGCGCTGGTCGCGCTCGCGCGCGAGCGCGGGATCGCGGTCGAGGAACGCGCCGGTACGGACGCGCGGATCGAGGTCGACGGCGTCGCCCTGCGGCTCACCGACGGTGCGCAGGCGGCCGAACACGCGCGGCACGCTCCGTCGGTGCTCTACGATCTCGCGCTCGACTACGCGTCGTGCGCGCGCATCGTCGTCGCCGCGCCCGACGCCGATCCGTCGCCGCTCGCCGCCGCAAGCGGGTTCTTCCGCGCGCTCGGCAAGTCGGTGAGCGCGATTCCCGACGTGCCGGGCCTGCTCGTGATGCGCACCGTCGCCGCGATCGCCAACGAGGCGTGCACGATGCTCCCCGAAGGGATCGACGACGCGACGATCGATCTTGCGATGACGCTCGGCGTCAACTATCCGCTCGGCCCGCTCGGTTGGGCCGAGCGGATCGGCTGGGATCGCGTGCTCGCCGTGCTCGAGCAGTGCACGCGGCTGCTGGGACCCGAACGCTATCGCCCCGCGTTCGCGCTGCGCTCGCGCGCGCTGCGGACGGCCGGCGCTACGTGA
- a CDS encoding phosphoenolpyruvate carboxylase, with the protein MTQRDTAAPLRAQVALLGRFVGDALRAHARPQTFETVERVRALTRRRRAAPDPALDNEIAVVLDALALDDAVEVIRAFGLYFQMVNLAEQLHRERRRRERALLGEAPLRGSLESLPLEAARRVGEVELTLVFTAHPTEVQRRTTSEKLSAVAALLRALDERILTPEERAQAEAELRAQIVLLWQSNELYRSAPTVHDEVRNLVARFRDSLFDEVPLLFERFERAFGIAAPDILHVGSWIGGDRDGNPNVAPDASLEAYEQARRFVCERYLRDVEDLQARFSQDAVRGGASPELLASVEADGAALPDVRYTVGPRQQDEPYRRKLAFVHRRLTLTLAGREGGYAAADALLADLALIDAAVTGGSGDDVARPLRRLRRAVSTFGFGLCELEWRQHRDRVWNALDEIVRAVEPALPPLSQRDAADADSWFARELTALRPLVPTAVSFSAETADVLRSLAAIAELRARGGAGASRTFILAGTESAHDVLALYVLARACGALAAGPAQIVPLFESATALAAAGGIAEALLAQAPFRAHVERCGGVMEVMLGYSDTTKVMGVVAGAWAVYRAQDALAAVARRHRIAMRFFHGRGGSVGRGAADARDAIDAQPPAARDGRFKVTEQGEVIGARYGLPSLARRNLELALTSALLAVHAPGPAVPPEWSALLDRLAATAERAYLDLAGDPEFLAFFAACTPLDEIGEMQISSRPGRRGARRAIGDLRAIPWAFAWTQARALLPGWFGFGAALAGTGDELATLRAMAAGFPFFATLVHSVERALAVADLAIFERYVAGLAGAAGGAERYLPRIRAEYDASVRAVLQILERETLLADDPTLARSIALRNPYVDPISLLQIRLLRAYRAQPDPALRDTIRLSINGIAAGLRVTG; encoded by the coding sequence ATGACGCAGCGCGACACTGCCGCGCCGCTGCGCGCGCAGGTCGCCCTGCTGGGACGGTTCGTCGGCGACGCGCTGCGCGCCCACGCCCGTCCGCAGACCTTCGAAACCGTCGAACGCGTGCGCGCGCTGACGCGCCGCCGGCGGGCCGCACCCGATCCCGCGCTCGACAACGAGATCGCCGTCGTCCTCGACGCGCTCGCGCTCGACGACGCGGTCGAAGTGATCCGCGCGTTCGGTCTCTACTTTCAGATGGTGAACCTCGCCGAGCAATTGCATCGCGAACGGCGGCGGCGGGAGCGCGCGCTGCTCGGCGAGGCGCCGTTGCGCGGGTCGCTCGAATCGCTCCCGCTCGAAGCCGCGCGCCGCGTCGGCGAGGTCGAGCTGACGCTGGTCTTCACCGCGCATCCGACGGAGGTGCAGCGCCGCACGACCAGCGAGAAGCTCTCAGCGGTCGCGGCGCTGCTGCGCGCGCTCGACGAGCGCATCCTCACACCGGAGGAGCGCGCGCAGGCGGAGGCCGAGCTGCGGGCGCAGATCGTCCTGCTCTGGCAGAGCAACGAACTCTACCGCAGCGCGCCGACGGTGCACGACGAGGTGCGCAACCTCGTTGCACGGTTTCGTGATTCCCTCTTCGACGAAGTCCCGCTGCTCTTCGAGCGGTTCGAGCGCGCGTTCGGCATCGCCGCACCCGACATACTGCACGTCGGGTCGTGGATCGGCGGCGACCGCGACGGCAACCCCAACGTCGCGCCCGACGCGAGCCTCGAGGCGTACGAGCAGGCGCGCCGCTTCGTCTGCGAGCGCTATCTGCGCGACGTCGAGGATCTGCAGGCGCGCTTCTCGCAAGACGCGGTGCGCGGCGGCGCCTCTCCCGAATTGCTGGCGTCCGTCGAGGCCGACGGCGCCGCGCTCCCCGACGTCCGCTACACCGTCGGTCCGCGCCAACAGGACGAGCCCTACCGCCGCAAGCTCGCCTTCGTGCACCGGCGTCTGACGCTGACGCTCGCCGGCCGCGAAGGCGGCTACGCCGCCGCCGACGCGCTCCTTGCCGATCTCGCGCTGATCGACGCGGCGGTGACCGGCGGGAGCGGCGACGACGTCGCGCGCCCGCTGCGGCGCTTGCGCCGCGCGGTGAGCACGTTCGGCTTCGGGCTGTGCGAGCTCGAATGGCGGCAGCATCGCGACCGCGTGTGGAATGCGCTCGACGAGATCGTGCGCGCCGTCGAACCCGCGCTCCCGCCGCTCTCGCAGCGTGACGCCGCCGACGCCGACTCCTGGTTCGCGCGTGAACTCACGGCGCTGCGTCCGCTGGTGCCGACCGCGGTGTCGTTTTCGGCGGAGACGGCCGACGTGCTCCGATCGCTCGCGGCGATCGCCGAACTGCGCGCGCGCGGCGGCGCCGGCGCGTCGCGCACGTTCATCCTCGCGGGAACCGAGAGCGCGCACGACGTCCTCGCGCTGTACGTGCTCGCGCGCGCGTGCGGCGCGCTCGCCGCCGGCCCCGCGCAGATCGTCCCGCTCTTCGAAAGCGCGACCGCGCTCGCCGCCGCGGGCGGGATCGCTGAGGCACTGCTCGCGCAAGCACCGTTCCGCGCGCACGTCGAACGCTGCGGCGGCGTGATGGAGGTGATGCTCGGGTACTCCGACACCACCAAGGTGATGGGCGTCGTCGCCGGCGCCTGGGCGGTCTACCGCGCGCAGGACGCGCTCGCCGCCGTCGCACGCCGCCACCGCATCGCGATGCGCTTCTTTCACGGGCGCGGCGGTTCGGTCGGGCGCGGCGCCGCCGACGCGCGCGACGCGATCGACGCGCAGCCGCCTGCGGCGCGCGACGGACGCTTCAAGGTGACGGAACAGGGTGAGGTGATCGGCGCGCGCTACGGCCTGCCGTCGCTGGCGCGCCGCAACCTCGAGCTCGCGCTGACCTCGGCGCTGCTCGCGGTGCACGCGCCCGGCCCCGCGGTGCCGCCGGAATGGAGCGCGCTGCTCGACCGGCTCGCCGCGACCGCGGAGCGCGCGTACCTCGACCTCGCCGGCGATCCCGAGTTTCTCGCGTTCTTCGCCGCCTGCACGCCGCTCGACGAGATCGGCGAGATGCAGATCAGTTCGCGACCCGGACGGCGCGGTGCGCGGCGCGCGATCGGCGACCTGCGCGCGATCCCGTGGGCGTTTGCGTGGACGCAGGCGCGCGCGCTGCTGCCGGGCTGGTTCGGCTTCGGCGCAGCGCTCGCCGGCACCGGCGACGAACTCGCGACCCTGCGCGCGATGGCGGCGGGGTTCCCGTTCTTCGCGACGCTCGTGCACAGCGTCGAGCGCGCCCTCGCGGTCGCCGATCTGGCGATCTTCGAACGCTACGTGGCGGGTCTCGCCGGCGCTGCCGGCGGCGCGGAACGCTACCTGCCGCGCATCCGCGCCGAATACGACGCGTCGGTCCGCGCGGTGCTGCAGATCCTCGAACGCGAGACGCTGCTCGCCGACGACCCGACCCTGGCGCGCAGCATCGCGCTGCGCAATCCGTACGTCGATCCGATCTCGCTGCTGCAGATCCGTCTGCTGCGCGCGTACCGCGCGCAGCCCGATCCCGCGTTGCGCGACACGATCCGGCTCTCGATCAACGGAATCGCCGCGGGACTGCGCGTCACCGGCTAG
- a CDS encoding class II aldolase/adducin family protein, producing MIAADHSLVADLVSANHILFRHGIVDAFGHVSVRHDGDPARFLLARNMAPALVTPADIMAFAHDGTPLGGDDRQPYLERFIHGAIYRARPDVSAVVHSHAASLIPFGVVHDAPLRPIYHMSSFLLRPVPVFEIRDAAGPENDLLVRDDALGDALAAALGDHTAVLMRGHGATIVGRDVRQAVFCAVYTAQNALLQSDAMRLGGAVTYLSETEAERATVTNAGQVERAWSLWRRDA from the coding sequence TTGATCGCCGCCGACCATAGCCTCGTCGCCGACCTCGTCAGCGCCAACCACATTCTGTTCCGCCACGGGATCGTCGACGCGTTCGGTCACGTCAGCGTCCGGCACGACGGCGATCCGGCGCGCTTTCTGCTCGCGCGCAACATGGCGCCCGCGCTGGTCACGCCGGCCGACATCATGGCGTTCGCGCACGACGGGACCCCGCTCGGCGGCGACGACCGCCAGCCGTATCTGGAACGGTTCATCCACGGCGCGATCTATCGTGCGCGGCCCGATGTCAGCGCGGTCGTGCACAGTCACGCCGCCTCGCTGATCCCTTTCGGCGTCGTGCACGACGCGCCGCTGCGCCCGATCTATCACATGAGCTCGTTTCTGCTGCGGCCGGTCCCGGTGTTCGAGATCCGCGATGCGGCCGGACCCGAGAACGACCTGCTCGTTCGCGACGACGCGCTCGGCGATGCGCTCGCCGCGGCGCTCGGCGACCACACCGCCGTGCTGATGCGCGGCCACGGCGCGACGATCGTCGGCCGCGACGTGCGTCAGGCGGTGTTCTGCGCGGTGTACACCGCGCAGAACGCGCTGCTGCAGTCGGACGCGATGCGGCTGGGCGGAGCGGTCACCTACCTGAGCGAGACGGAAGCGGAACGCGCGACCGTCACCAACGCCGGACAAGTCGAACGCGCCTGGAGCCTCTGGCGGCGCGACGCATGA
- a CDS encoding Rieske 2Fe-2S domain-containing protein yields MLSAADNERLTRVTGDAPMGALMRRYWFPACLAEEVAQPDGAPVRTQILGTPLVAFRDTHGRIGILDEHCPHRLASLALGRNEEGGLRCVYHGWKFGVDGACLEMPTEPEGYNFRDRTRTRPYPVHEAGGIVWTYLGSPEHQPAFPAFDWTRLPKAQVAIIKVGARVNWAQAVEGAIDSSHSWFLHRDTIWDWKKRSEISSDLSPRLEAQDEPYGFRYAAIRRPNANPESERYVRVTHFVAPSTALIPRPLDPAEPAHAELFVPVDDTHTMFYGIFFSQNGEPVDEDAQRRTHHVVPGVDLDRMWFRVHGVHDWFAQDRERMREGSYTGIPGFINQDMACQESMGPVADRTNEHLGTSDVAIIRMRRRMLDALKRFEQGEAPPGTAAPFPFDRLRGEGRVIPIDRPWQRVGAYDVEPART; encoded by the coding sequence ATGCTCTCGGCGGCTGACAACGAACGGCTCACGCGCGTTACCGGCGACGCGCCGATGGGGGCGCTGATGCGCCGCTACTGGTTTCCGGCCTGCCTCGCGGAAGAAGTCGCGCAGCCCGACGGCGCGCCGGTGCGCACGCAGATCCTCGGAACGCCGCTCGTCGCGTTCCGCGATACGCACGGACGGATCGGGATCCTCGACGAGCACTGCCCGCACCGTCTCGCCTCGCTCGCGCTCGGCCGCAACGAAGAGGGCGGACTGCGCTGCGTCTACCACGGCTGGAAATTCGGCGTCGACGGCGCGTGTTTGGAGATGCCGACCGAACCGGAGGGCTACAACTTCCGCGACCGCACGCGCACGCGCCCCTATCCGGTGCACGAAGCCGGCGGGATCGTGTGGACGTATCTCGGTTCGCCCGAGCATCAGCCGGCGTTTCCGGCGTTCGACTGGACGCGGCTGCCCAAAGCGCAGGTCGCGATCATCAAAGTCGGCGCGCGCGTGAACTGGGCGCAAGCGGTCGAGGGCGCGATCGACTCGTCGCATTCATGGTTTCTGCACCGCGACACGATCTGGGATTGGAAGAAGCGAAGCGAGATCTCGAGCGATCTCTCGCCGCGGCTCGAAGCGCAGGACGAACCCTATGGATTTCGCTACGCTGCGATCCGCCGTCCCAACGCCAACCCCGAGAGCGAGCGGTACGTGCGCGTGACGCACTTCGTCGCGCCGTCGACGGCGCTGATCCCGCGCCCGCTCGATCCTGCCGAGCCAGCGCACGCCGAGCTCTTCGTCCCCGTCGACGACACGCACACGATGTTCTACGGCATCTTTTTCAGCCAGAACGGCGAACCGGTCGACGAAGACGCGCAGCGCCGCACGCATCACGTCGTCCCGGGCGTCGACCTCGACCGGATGTGGTTCCGCGTCCACGGCGTCCACGACTGGTTCGCGCAGGACCGCGAGCGGATGCGTGAGGGCAGCTACACCGGAATTCCCGGCTTCATCAATCAGGACATGGCGTGTCAGGAGTCGATGGGACCGGTCGCCGACCGGACGAACGAGCACCTCGGCACCTCCGACGTCGCGATCATCCGCATGCGCCGGCGGATGCTCGACGCGCTCAAGCGGTTCGAACAGGGTGAGGCGCCGCCGGGCACCGCCGCACCGTTTCCCTTCGATCGCCTGCGCGGTGAGGGACGCGTGATCCCGATCGATCGGCCGTGGCAGCGGGTCGGCGCGTACGACGTCGAACCCGCGCGCACGTGA
- a CDS encoding ABC transporter substrate-binding protein, with the protein MGFRPDLRFAAAALAALVAAGPLPLHAADEPYEIDAVLSLTGSAAFLGQEEKQAFEAVERVQNARGGIHGRKIRFTILDDQSNPQNAVQLTNQIIGKHVPVVLGSSLVAQCNAMAALVKENGPVQYCVSPGIHPEHGGYTFSSSVSTRDQAIAMVRYFHKRGWNKVGLLTSTDATGQDAERNFLYAVTQPEVRGVEIVAREHFNPTDVSVSAQLERIKSAKPDAMVGWTTGTPFGTVLRGITETGIDIPVGAGNGNIIYAQMKQYTQFLPKTLLFAGVQYFRDPKEITGPLKAAIETFIRAIAPTKPDLGQGLGYDPAMIVVDTLRKLPANASAKDLRDAILATHGYVGINGVYDFHSGDNRGLGVGNAVLVRYDAQRELFVPVSKPGGDPLK; encoded by the coding sequence ATGGGGTTTCGCCCCGATCTCCGCTTCGCCGCCGCGGCGCTCGCCGCGCTCGTCGCCGCCGGCCCGCTCCCGCTTCACGCCGCCGACGAACCGTACGAGATCGACGCGGTCCTCTCGCTCACGGGGAGCGCCGCGTTCCTCGGCCAGGAAGAGAAACAGGCGTTCGAGGCGGTCGAGCGCGTGCAGAACGCGCGCGGCGGGATCCACGGCCGCAAGATCCGGTTCACGATCCTCGACGATCAGTCGAACCCGCAGAACGCGGTGCAACTGACGAACCAGATCATCGGCAAGCACGTCCCGGTGGTTCTCGGTTCGTCGCTCGTCGCGCAGTGCAACGCGATGGCGGCGCTGGTGAAAGAGAACGGGCCGGTGCAGTACTGCGTCTCGCCGGGGATCCATCCGGAACACGGCGGCTATACCTTCTCCTCGAGCGTCTCGACGCGCGACCAGGCGATCGCGATGGTGCGCTACTTTCACAAACGCGGCTGGAACAAAGTCGGTCTGCTGACCTCGACCGACGCGACCGGTCAGGACGCCGAGCGGAATTTTCTCTACGCGGTGACGCAGCCCGAGGTGCGCGGCGTCGAGATCGTCGCGCGCGAACACTTCAACCCTACCGACGTCAGCGTCTCCGCGCAGCTCGAGCGGATCAAGAGCGCGAAGCCCGACGCGATGGTCGGCTGGACGACCGGGACGCCGTTCGGCACCGTCCTGCGCGGGATCACGGAGACGGGGATCGACATCCCGGTCGGCGCCGGAAACGGCAACATCATCTATGCGCAGATGAAGCAGTACACGCAGTTTCTCCCCAAGACGCTGCTCTTCGCCGGCGTACAGTACTTCCGCGATCCCAAGGAGATCACCGGGCCGCTGAAGGCCGCGATCGAGACGTTCATCCGCGCGATCGCGCCGACGAAGCCCGATCTCGGACAAGGGCTCGGCTACGATCCGGCGATGATCGTCGTCGACACGCTGCGCAAGCTGCCCGCGAACGCGAGCGCGAAGGATCTGCGCGACGCGATCCTCGCGACGCACGGCTACGTCGGGATCAACGGCGTCTACGACTTCCACAGCGGCGACAACCGCGGGCTGGGCGTGGGGAACGCCGTGCTCGTGCGCTACGACGCCCAGCGCGAACTCTTCGTCCCCGTCAGCAAACCCGGCGGCGACCCGCTCAAGTAG